ATGAAATAGAATTCAGAAGACTCTACGAAAACCTGTACAGAGCTTTTGCTCCGGCTGCCACAGAAACCGTTATCGTAAGTGAAGTAGAAGTGAAGCAGACTCCGGCGGGAACAGAAGTAAAAGGACAGGTAATGCAGCTTGATCTTTTTGCCAACTTCGAAGAACTGGATCAGGCTACCTCTACAAAATCTACCATTGAACAGAATGATCATCTGTACCAGTTCATCAACAATCCAAAGGCCCAGAAAAAACTGGTTGATAACCTTCTGAAGCAGAGAGCGGTCTGTTTTGATACAGAAACAACCTCACTCAATGAGCTTGAAGCAGAGCTTGTAGGAATGAGTTTCTCCTACAAAAAAGGACTTGCCTATTACATTCCTTTGTCTGAAGACAGAAGCGAAGTTTTACAGACACTGGAAATTTTCAGACCGTTTTTCGAAAAGGAAGACCTGCTGAAAATCGCTCATAATCTGAAATTCGATTATAAAATATTAAAGCAGTATGACATCACCGTAAAAGGTGCCATGTTTGATACAATGATTGCCCATTACCTGCTGAATCCGGATGGAAGACACGGTATGGATTACCTTTCAGAAGTATACCTGAACTATAAACCGGTATCTATAGAAACCATCATCGGAAAGAAAGGAAAAAAACAAGGGAATTTCAGAGACGCAGACCTGAGAACCCAGACCGATTATGCTGCAGAAGATGCAGATATAACCTTCCAGCTGTATGAATTGTTTGCTCCGCAGCTGAAAAAAGAAAACCTGGAAGACCTTTTCTTCAATATAGAAATGCCTCTGATGGAAGTGCTGGCAAAAATGGAGCTGGCAGGAATATCGCTGGATGAAAAATGGCTGGCTCAGGAAAGTATTGATCTTGAAAATGACCTGAAGCAGCTGGAAGCCACTATTTTTGAACTTTCCGGAGAAGAATTCAATATGAACTCTCCAAAGCAACTGGGAGAAATCCTGTTTGAGAAGATGCAGCTGGATCCAAAAGCTAAAAAAACGAAAACAGGCCAATATGCTACCTCAGAAGATGTACTTCAGAAACTGGCATCCAAACATGAGATCATCAAGCATATCCTGGAATACAGAACCTACCAGAAGCTGAAATCTACCTATGTGGATGCTTTACCTTCACAGATCGATAAAGAAGACAACAGGGTACACACCAATTTCTCACAGACGACAGCCGCTACGGGACGTCTGGCAAGTGTAAACCCGAATCTGCAGAATATTCCGATCAGAACACTGAGAGGCCAGCAGATCCGTGGAGCCTTTGTTTCAGGAGAAGGAAAGAAAATTATCTCTGCCGATTATTCCCAGATAGAACTTCGCCTTATTGCAGAGATCTCGGGTGAGGAAAATATGATCAAAGCCTTCCAGGATGGGGAAGACATTCACGCTTCTACTGCAGCCAAACTCTTTAAAATTCCTTTAGAAGAAGTTTCTAAAACACAGAGAAGCCAGGCCAAAACAGTAAATTTTGGAATTATCTACGGACAGGGAGCTTTTGCTTTGGCAGAGCAGACCGGATTATCCCGTACAGAAGCCAAACAAATGATCGAAGCCTATTTTGAAACCTATCCGAAGCTGAAAGAATATATGGCAGAACAGGTAAATAAAGCACGGCAGATAGGATATGTGGAAACCATCCTTGGCAGGAAACGCCACTTAAAAGATATCAATTCCAATAATTTTGTTGTAAGAGGCCATGCCGAACGAAATGCTGTCAACGCCCCGGTTCAGGGAAGTGCTGCAGATATTGTAAAGATTGCCATGATTAAAATCGACAGAGAACTTGAAGAACAGCAGCTGAAAACCAAAATGTTACTTCAGGTACATGACGAACTGGTCTTTGAAGCCCCGGCTGATGAAATTGAAGCCGCTTCAAAATTAATTAAAACAGAAATGGAAAATGCTTTAAAAACACAGGTCCCGTTACTGGTAGAAATAGGAGTGGGAGACAACTGGCTGGAAGCTCATTAATCATAAGAACATTATCAAAATAAAAAAACAGGCTGCCTTATATGAAGCAGCCTGTTTTTATTTTTACCCAATAATGTACTAATAAAATGTAGCGGCAAGAAGATTAAATATCTTGTTTTTTTATTAACCGTATTATCGCAAGATCATCTGTGGGCTTTACTCCGTATTGATGTTCTAAGGTCTTGATTTTCTTGTTAAGCATTTCTTCAGTATTATCATCAGACGGAGTGATCATTAAATATTCCATACAATTGACGATTCCATCAAAGTCTGTTTTTTTTATTTTTGAAAAAGAAAGGATTCCATCGGTGGCTATAGATATATCCTCCATGCGGTCGAAAAAAATTTTCTGTTGTAGTGAGTCATACCAATGGTCAAAATCTTCATGAAGATGATAAGCTAAATAATCAGGTTTATTATCACGGTCAAATTCAGTGATTTTCCCATTAATACAAACAACACCGTCACCAATTGCTAAAACGATTCCTTTATCAGCTGTTCTATTGTAAATTAGAATGATTAAAGTTGTTAATAGTTCTTTCTCATTCAGCATTAGATGATTCTTAATAAACAGGAGTTCTTTGAATACGCTTCTCACAATCTCTTTAAGTTCTTCTTCTACATTACGCTGAACCTCTTTCTCATATAATTCTTTATAACCTGCTTCAACAATTGCTTTTCGTAAAATTTTAGCAAAAAGTGTCGAGGCAAAATGACTGTCCATAGCAGTTGAGCAGCCGTCCATTACTGCACAAACGATTTTATCAGCATTGATTTTTTTAATCAGAAGATCGTCTTCACAATGAAGAGTATGATAATCACCGATTTGTAATGAGGAATATGTTTTCATGAATTTTGTGAGAAACCTGATGAAATTTCGGCTTTTAGATAAGAAACATTGCTATAATAGGAATGAACTGAAGTTCAGATTTTAAGTATTGAATTCAATTTCCCCCATATAGTAAAGCTTGTTTTCTTCCCCATCCACAGAAACCGGGTTAGGAATAGCAAATCTGCTGGCGAAAATAATGGCATTGACCGGAGTGTCCAGATTCATTTCATTAAGTCTGCTTTCAAGAACCGGAAGCCATTCGTCTGCATAGGAATATTCAGAAAATTTCTCGTAAAGTCCCAGATTTTCATCTTCAAAACCATATTCCATAAAATCATCATCAA
This window of the Chryseobacterium arthrosphaerae genome carries:
- the polA gene encoding DNA polymerase I; the encoded protein is MDATQDKRLFLIDAYAMIFRGYYALIRNPRLTSKGLDTSAIFGFTNSLIELIRRERPTHLAVVFDVGQASVRTDDFSDYKANRSETPEAIKIAVPYIHRILEAMHIPILGVEGYEADDVIGTIACKAEKEGYTTFMVTPDKDFAQLVTDKIKIYKPGLKGGDIEILGVEEVKAKYEIEDPKQVIDFLAMMGDAVDNIPGLEGVGEKTAMKFLKEFGSIENLLANTDKLKGKLKEKVEASAERGILSKKLATIICDAPVEFHQEQYDLETPDFEKVKEVFDEIEFRRLYENLYRAFAPAATETVIVSEVEVKQTPAGTEVKGQVMQLDLFANFEELDQATSTKSTIEQNDHLYQFINNPKAQKKLVDNLLKQRAVCFDTETTSLNELEAELVGMSFSYKKGLAYYIPLSEDRSEVLQTLEIFRPFFEKEDLLKIAHNLKFDYKILKQYDITVKGAMFDTMIAHYLLNPDGRHGMDYLSEVYLNYKPVSIETIIGKKGKKQGNFRDADLRTQTDYAAEDADITFQLYELFAPQLKKENLEDLFFNIEMPLMEVLAKMELAGISLDEKWLAQESIDLENDLKQLEATIFELSGEEFNMNSPKQLGEILFEKMQLDPKAKKTKTGQYATSEDVLQKLASKHEIIKHILEYRTYQKLKSTYVDALPSQIDKEDNRVHTNFSQTTAATGRLASVNPNLQNIPIRTLRGQQIRGAFVSGEGKKIISADYSQIELRLIAEISGEENMIKAFQDGEDIHASTAAKLFKIPLEEVSKTQRSQAKTVNFGIIYGQGAFALAEQTGLSRTEAKQMIEAYFETYPKLKEYMAEQVNKARQIGYVETILGRKRHLKDINSNNFVVRGHAERNAVNAPVQGSAADIVKIAMIKIDRELEEQQLKTKMLLQVHDELVFEAPADEIEAASKLIKTEMENALKTQVPLLVEIGVGDNWLEAH
- a CDS encoding protein phosphatase 2C domain-containing protein encodes the protein MKTYSSLQIGDYHTLHCEDDLLIKKINADKIVCAVMDGCSTAMDSHFASTLFAKILRKAIVEAGYKELYEKEVQRNVEEELKEIVRSVFKELLFIKNHLMLNEKELLTTLIILIYNRTADKGIVLAIGDGVVCINGKITEFDRDNKPDYLAYHLHEDFDHWYDSLQQKIFFDRMEDISIATDGILSFSKIKKTDFDGIVNCMEYLMITPSDDNTEEMLNKKIKTLEHQYGVKPTDDLAIIRLIKKQDI
- a CDS encoding immunity 22 family protein, which encodes MDKEISHFWLGYFKDEEDFYSFVEEDENYYIDEETEDQYVSKFAESQGIKWFDDDFMEYGFEDENLGLYEKFSEYSYADEWLPVLESRLNEMNLDTPVNAIIFASRFAIPNPVSVDGEENKLYYMGEIEFNT